The following are encoded together in the Triticum dicoccoides isolate Atlit2015 ecotype Zavitan chromosome 6B, WEW_v2.0, whole genome shotgun sequence genome:
- the LOC119325531 gene encoding GDSL esterase/lipase At1g20120-like translates to MASLYRGLLLLLMALLPSAHGAAARARSKISAAFMFGDSTVDPGNNNDRLTEAKANFPPYGQDFPGGVATGRFSNGKVPGDMLVSRLGIKELLPPYLRNDLPLSELLTGVVFASGGSGYDPLTSIPSTATSSTGQLELFLEYKERLRALVGEEEMTRVISEGIYFTVMGANDLANNYFTVPLRHHQYDLPSYVKFLVSSAVNFTTKLNEMGAKKIAIIGIAPIGCCPSQRALGSRECEPMMNQAANLFNSEIEKEIQRLDAEQNVRGSKFIYLDIYYNLLDLIQRPGFYGFKEVTEGCCGSTVLNAAIFIKNHPACPNAYDFIFWDSFHPTEKAYNIVVDKLFQQTMQYLM, encoded by the exons ATGGCGTCTCTCTACCGAGGCCTGCTGCTGCTACTCATGGCGCTTCTCCCATCCGCCCATGGAGCAGCAGCCAGGGCTAGAAGCAAAATCTCCGCCGCCTTCATGTTCGGCGATTCGACCGTCGACCCCGGCAACAACAACGACCGGCTGACGGAGGCCAAGGCCAACTTCCCGCCGTACGGGCAGGACTTCCCCGGCGGGGTGGCTACCGGGAGGTTCTCCAACGGGAAGGTTCCCGGAGACATGCTAG TTTCTAGGCTGGGAATTAAGGAACTATTGCCACCCTACCTCAGAAATGATCTTCCACTAAGTGAGCTACTCACGGGTGTTGTCTTTGCTTCTGGTGGCAGTGGATACGATCCTCTAACTTCGATACCCTCG ACTGCTACATCGAGTACTGGGCAACTTGAACTATTCCTTGAATATAAGGAGCGACTAAGAGCTTTGGTCGGAGAAGAGGAGATGACACGTGTAATCTCCGAAGGCATATACTTCACAGTCATGGGGGCAAATGACCTTGCAAATAACTATTTTACAGTTCCTTTGAGGCACCATCAATATGACCTTCCTTCGTACGTGAAATTTCTTGTCTCTTCTGCTGTCAACTTTACTACG AAATTAAATGAGATGGGTGCAAAGAAGATTGCAATCATCGGCATTGCACCAATTGGATGTTGTCCCTCGCAAAGAGCACTTGGATCAAGAGAATGTGAGCCCATGATGAATCAAGCAGCAAATCTATTTAATTCTGAAATAGAAAAGGAAATACAACGGCTAGATGCAGAACAAAATGTTCGAGGCTCAAAGTTTATTTATCTTGATATATACTACAATCTGCTTGATCTCATTCAGCGACCTGGTTTTTATG GTTTCAAGGAGGTAACCGAAGGATGTTGTGGTAGCACAGTGCTAAATGCAGCAATATTCATTAAAAATCACCCTGCCTGCCCGAATGCTTATGATTTCATTTTCTGGGACAGCTTTCATCCTACCGAAAAGGCCTACAACATTGTGGTTGATAAATTGTTTCAGCAAACTATGCAGTACCTGATGTGA